In one window of Nodosilinea sp. PGN35 DNA:
- a CDS encoding AI-2E family transporter, producing MEYGVAQGNQPIAQSWLARWWEKLSPMAQSVLVLLATPLIVLNVWAVSVIFGYFRSILVTVLIAGLLAFLLSYPMGRLETLGLKRGLAATLVLVLALVGFSGLAIIVLPFVIDQGQQLVVRLPDWFDSGKTQLMVLDSKLAEWGWPINLDVLITQTSDRLKREIQSIAGEALNLTINVAVFTANKLLDVVLTVVLTFYLLQHGEEVWGGVVGLLPTRLQQPFSETLRQSFRNYFLGQFIVASCFGTALTIIFGLLNVPFGSLFGLTVGLLALVPFGGTVGVIIVTLLVALRDIKIAIPMLVAAVIVQQLVENGIAPRVLGSVTGLNPFWVFMAILSGARVGGLLGVIVAVPAAVIIKEALMALRHARQGEARTEAEAAPAQPKAAALSQ from the coding sequence ATGGAGTACGGTGTAGCCCAGGGCAACCAGCCCATCGCCCAAAGCTGGCTTGCCCGCTGGTGGGAAAAGCTGAGCCCCATGGCTCAGTCAGTCCTGGTGCTGCTGGCCACACCGCTGATCGTGCTCAACGTGTGGGCCGTGTCGGTTATTTTTGGCTACTTTCGCTCAATACTGGTCACCGTGCTGATCGCTGGCCTGCTGGCATTTCTGCTCAGCTACCCCATGGGTCGCCTCGAAACCCTGGGCCTCAAGCGCGGTCTGGCCGCCACCCTGGTGCTGGTGCTGGCCCTGGTGGGGTTCTCGGGGCTGGCGATTATTGTGCTGCCCTTTGTGATTGACCAGGGTCAGCAGCTGGTAGTGCGCCTGCCCGACTGGTTTGACTCCGGCAAAACCCAGCTCATGGTGCTAGACAGCAAGCTGGCCGAATGGGGCTGGCCCATCAACCTCGACGTGCTGATCACGCAGACCAGCGATCGCCTCAAGCGCGAGATTCAATCGATCGCTGGGGAAGCCCTCAACCTCACCATCAACGTGGCGGTCTTCACCGCCAACAAGCTGCTCGATGTCGTGCTCACCGTGGTGCTCACCTTTTACCTGCTCCAGCACGGCGAAGAGGTGTGGGGAGGCGTGGTAGGGCTGCTGCCCACCCGGCTACAGCAGCCCTTTTCTGAGACGCTCAGGCAGAGCTTTCGCAACTATTTTCTGGGGCAGTTCATCGTTGCCAGCTGCTTTGGTACCGCCCTCACCATTATTTTTGGGCTGCTCAACGTGCCCTTTGGCTCGCTGTTTGGCCTCACCGTGGGGCTGCTAGCTCTGGTGCCCTTTGGCGGCACCGTCGGGGTGATTATCGTCACGCTGCTGGTGGCCCTGCGGGATATTAAAATTGCCATTCCCATGCTGGTTGCGGCCGTAATTGTGCAGCAGCTCGTGGAGAACGGCATTGCCCCTCGGGTCTTAGGCAGCGTCACCGGGCTGAACCCCTTTTGGGTCTTCATGGCTATTTTATCGGGGGCGCGAGTGGGAGGCCTGCTGGGAGTCATCGTAGCCGTCCCCGCCGCAGTAATTATCAAAGAAGCCCTCATGGCGCTGCGCCACGCCCGCCAGGGGGAGGCCAGAACCGAGGCAGAGGCCGCCCCGGCCCAGCCCAAGGCCGCCGCCCTTTCCCAGTAA
- a CDS encoding GDSL-type esterase/lipase family protein — MLASRPGPTSGIRIKQTHPQKVLVLGDSLVYGFGDPEGGGWVERLRRLTMAPGREGAVFYNLGVRGDGVSHVQQRLNHEFRYRGELRNRLPDLIVLSVGMNDSARVGNPLGRNRTDFDEFQRQIDNLVSEARRLCPVLFVGMTPVNEQAMPFSEVLYYTHSDQWRYREATRLACTSHNIPYLDVLNLWLGRGESWWQPLISADGLHPNVAGYRALLKDILTWDAFQTAVDLPAASA; from the coding sequence ATGCTTGCGTCTCGCCCCGGCCCTACCTCAGGAATCCGTATTAAACAGACCCACCCCCAAAAGGTGCTGGTGCTGGGCGACAGCCTGGTGTACGGCTTTGGCGATCCAGAAGGGGGTGGGTGGGTCGAGCGTCTGCGCCGTCTGACTATGGCCCCAGGCCGTGAGGGGGCCGTGTTTTACAACCTGGGGGTGCGGGGCGACGGGGTGAGCCACGTGCAGCAGCGCCTCAACCACGAGTTTCGCTACCGGGGGGAGCTACGCAACCGGTTGCCCGATCTAATTGTGCTGTCGGTGGGCATGAACGACTCGGCGCGGGTGGGCAACCCCCTGGGCCGCAACCGCACCGACTTTGACGAGTTTCAACGGCAGATAGACAACCTGGTCTCTGAGGCGCGGCGGCTGTGCCCGGTGCTGTTTGTGGGCATGACGCCCGTGAACGAACAGGCTATGCCCTTTTCGGAGGTGCTGTACTACACCCACAGCGACCAGTGGCGCTACCGTGAAGCTACTCGGCTAGCCTGCACCAGCCACAACATTCCCTATTTAGATGTGCTAAATCTGTGGCTGGGGCGCGGTGAATCCTGGTGGCAGCCGCTGATTTCTGCCGATGGTCTACACCCCAACGTGGCGGGTTACCGGGCGCTGCTGAAGGATATTTTGACCTGGGACGCCTTTCAAACTGCTGTGGATCTGCCTGCCGCTTCCGCCTAA
- a CDS encoding DUF2252 domain-containing protein yields the protein MSLANAPTTAPNVDGALSGYRSVSDRLAAGKALRKQVKRSELGVYEPPQNRRDLVDVLKAQAQDRVPELVPIRHGRMLASPFAYLRGSAAVMMADIAAAPTTGLHVQTCGDMHVSNFGVFASAERNLVFAINDFDDTYPGPWEWDLKRLTASAVVAGRHLGGDDSLCEAAVRATVVSYAEHLRTYADMRYLDLWYDTITEDELLQKLPDNAEKYTQRMLAKARDRDHLQVLDQMTDLVDDRHHIVEDPPLVVRAETLKESTMAASLELLLQDYFASLGGDRRFLLSRYRVIDVARRVVGVGSVGTRCWVIYLEGKDASDPLFLQVKEAQSSVVAPYSEALCDYRLPDDHEGRRVVIGQKLIQGSPDIFLGWGELEGIHYYIRQLRDMKGGFKLEPGKFQAVNLPDYCALCGWALALAHAKSGDAAMLSGYVGKGNALARAMVSFATAYANQNERDYDYVVKAAAEGRISVAYED from the coding sequence ATGTCCCTAGCCAATGCCCCGACCACCGCCCCCAACGTGGATGGGGCATTGTCAGGTTATCGGTCGGTGAGCGATCGCCTGGCGGCGGGCAAGGCTTTGCGAAAGCAGGTTAAGCGCTCTGAGTTGGGGGTCTACGAACCGCCCCAAAACCGCCGTGACCTGGTCGATGTGCTCAAGGCCCAGGCCCAAGACCGCGTGCCCGAGCTGGTGCCCATTCGCCACGGGCGGATGCTGGCCTCGCCCTTTGCCTATCTGCGGGGCTCAGCGGCGGTGATGATGGCCGACATTGCCGCCGCCCCCACCACAGGGCTCCATGTGCAAACCTGCGGCGACATGCATGTGTCCAATTTTGGGGTGTTTGCCTCGGCGGAGCGCAACCTGGTGTTTGCCATCAACGACTTTGACGATACCTACCCCGGCCCCTGGGAGTGGGACTTAAAACGCCTGACGGCCAGCGCTGTGGTGGCTGGCCGCCACCTGGGGGGCGATGACTCCCTCTGCGAAGCGGCGGTGCGGGCGACGGTTGTCTCCTACGCCGAACACCTGCGCACCTACGCCGACATGAGGTACCTCGATCTGTGGTACGACACCATCACCGAAGACGAACTGCTGCAAAAGCTGCCTGACAACGCCGAAAAATATACCCAGCGCATGCTGGCCAAGGCCCGCGATCGCGACCACCTGCAAGTCCTAGACCAGATGACCGATCTGGTGGATGACCGCCACCACATTGTCGAAGACCCGCCGCTGGTCGTGCGGGCCGAAACCCTGAAGGAATCGACCATGGCGGCCTCGCTAGAGCTGCTGCTGCAAGACTATTTTGCCTCTCTGGGGGGCGATCGCCGCTTCTTGCTGTCGCGCTACCGGGTGATCGATGTGGCGCGCCGGGTGGTCGGAGTGGGCAGCGTCGGCACCCGCTGCTGGGTGATCTACTTAGAGGGCAAAGATGCCAGCGACCCGCTGTTTTTGCAGGTTAAAGAGGCGCAGTCGTCGGTGGTGGCCCCCTACTCAGAGGCGCTGTGCGACTACCGCCTGCCCGACGACCACGAGGGCAGGCGGGTGGTGATCGGCCAAAAACTGATCCAGGGTTCCCCAGATATTTTCCTGGGCTGGGGCGAGCTGGAGGGCATTCACTACTACATTCGGCAGCTGCGCGACATGAAGGGCGGCTTTAAGCTAGAACCCGGCAAATTTCAGGCGGTCAACCTGCCCGACTACTGCGCCCTCTGCGGCTGGGCCCTGGCGCTGGCCCACGCCAAGTCGGGCGATGCCGCCATGCTCTCGGGCTACGTGGGCAAGGGCAACGCTCTGGCCAGGGCCATGGTGAGCTTTGCCACCGCCTACGCTAACCAGAACGAGCGCGACTACGACTACGTAGTGAAGGCGGCAGCGGAGGGGCGCATTTCCGTCGCCTACGAGGATTGA
- a CDS encoding RidA family protein, producing MVRQRAFSGTPWEANLGYCRALRVGQQVFVSGTCPSDGQGGTVAPGDAYAQTQRCFEIIQQALKELGADLRDVVRTRIYVTDMACWEDIARAHRKLFADHLPVNTTVAVPALMHPDMLVEVEVEALCEAPQQPPAPPPQTRILGRPVEPAAFPPVTGTDLDEGCLD from the coding sequence ATGGTGCGGCAGCGAGCATTTTCGGGCACCCCCTGGGAAGCAAACCTTGGCTACTGCCGGGCGCTGCGAGTGGGTCAGCAGGTGTTTGTTTCAGGCACCTGCCCCAGCGACGGCCAGGGCGGCACCGTTGCCCCCGGCGACGCCTACGCCCAAACCCAGCGCTGCTTTGAAATTATTCAGCAGGCCCTCAAAGAGCTGGGGGCCGACCTCCGCGATGTGGTTCGCACCCGCATCTACGTCACCGATATGGCCTGCTGGGAAGACATTGCCCGCGCCCACCGCAAGCTGTTTGCCGACCATTTGCCGGTCAACACCACCGTTGCGGTTCCGGCCCTGATGCACCCCGATATGCTGGTCGAGGTTGAGGTCGAAGCCCTGTGCGAAGCACCACAGCAGCCGCCAGCACCACCGCCTCAAACCAGGATCCTGGGCCGCCCCGTTGAGCCCGCCGCCTTTCCCCCGGTGACGGGCACTGACCTGGACGAGGGCTGTCTAGACTAG
- a CDS encoding flavohemoglobin expression-modulating QEGLA motif protein, translating into MATFLDASDRDRITAVATLLHRAARPVKILRAIAWPDQVKADFFAQGASALPQVEYPAFDPQPVLDLVHAARRDIFGGTAIDTWLERQASALETGARMLAGIGTAVFFEHSRRAYGEPTTPMRFDTETPLDLARQIQTVIQQLDHINLDIAPPEFHAAEVVARQIETAVGQHFGDSAPEIQVVETLSANALASASRIRLRQAARFTDRDAAQLIHHEAYIHVGTALNGQAQTALPILAAGHPGTTRTQEGLAVFAEIISGTIELNRFQRLADRVFAIQMAVEGADFLQVYQYFLERTDQPDQAFESARRVFRGGVMTGGAPFTKDVVYLYGLLQVSTAIRAMFSAGRADCLLLLFCGKLDIYDLPALAELTAAGLCELPRFVPPWVSDPRYLLALLTYSTFMNQIESERALATVKKLLEHTPIVELPARSNGNPWAVSPPSQG; encoded by the coding sequence ATGGCTACTTTTCTAGATGCCAGCGACCGCGATCGCATTACCGCCGTTGCCACACTGCTGCACCGGGCGGCCAGGCCAGTCAAAATTCTCAGGGCGATCGCCTGGCCCGACCAGGTCAAGGCCGACTTCTTTGCCCAGGGGGCCAGCGCGCTGCCCCAGGTCGAGTACCCCGCCTTTGACCCGCAGCCGGTGCTGGATTTAGTTCACGCCGCCCGACGCGATATTTTTGGGGGCACGGCGATCGACACCTGGCTAGAGCGCCAGGCCAGCGCCCTAGAGACTGGGGCCAGAATGCTGGCCGGCATCGGCACTGCGGTATTTTTTGAGCACTCCCGCCGGGCCTACGGCGAACCCACCACCCCCATGCGATTCGACACCGAAACCCCCCTCGACCTGGCCCGCCAGATTCAGACGGTAATTCAGCAGCTCGACCACATCAACCTCGATATTGCGCCGCCAGAATTCCACGCCGCTGAGGTTGTCGCCCGGCAGATTGAGACCGCCGTCGGTCAGCACTTTGGTGACTCAGCCCCCGAAATCCAGGTGGTGGAGACCCTCTCAGCCAACGCCCTGGCCTCCGCCAGCCGCATTCGCCTGCGCCAGGCCGCCCGCTTCACCGATCGCGACGCCGCCCAGCTCATTCACCACGAGGCCTATATTCACGTAGGCACCGCCCTCAATGGTCAGGCCCAAACTGCCCTACCGATTTTGGCGGCAGGACACCCCGGCACCACCCGTACCCAGGAGGGGCTGGCGGTGTTTGCTGAGATCATTAGCGGCACCATCGAACTCAACCGCTTTCAGCGCCTGGCCGATCGCGTTTTTGCCATTCAGATGGCGGTGGAAGGGGCCGACTTTTTGCAGGTCTACCAATATTTTTTAGAGCGCACCGACCAGCCCGATCAGGCGTTTGAAAGCGCTCGGCGGGTGTTTCGCGGTGGAGTGATGACCGGCGGCGCACCCTTTACCAAAGATGTGGTGTACCTCTACGGGCTGTTGCAGGTGAGCACCGCAATTCGCGCCATGTTTAGCGCCGGACGGGCCGACTGTCTGCTGCTGCTGTTCTGCGGCAAACTCGACATCTACGACCTGCCCGCCCTGGCCGAGCTGACGGCGGCGGGGCTGTGTGAGTTGCCCCGGTTTGTGCCGCCCTGGGTGAGCGACCCGCGCTACCTGCTGGCCCTGCTCACCTACTCGACCTTTATGAACCAAATTGAGTCAGAGCGAGCGCTGGCTACCGTCAAAAAGCTGCTGGAACATACTCCAATCGTTGAGCTACCAGCCCGCTCAAACGGCAATCCGTGGGCGGTATCGCCCCCTAGTCAAGGGTAA
- a CDS encoding bacteriorhodopsin, with amino-acid sequence MNFQDFVHWVYVAGMALGAIYFLSLSRNPQGVPRYEYGIATFIPIWSGLAYMAMAINQGKVEVAAQIAHYARYADWIVTTPLLLLALGLTAMHRMPKDWVMIASLMATQVVVVATGLIADISAIPEIRYLWYLCGVSAFLVVMWGLWGPMRKKTLEQGADLSSFFNKLLIYFTVLWIGYPLVWIVGPSGLGLINQDLDTLLFCVLPFFSKVGFSFLDLHGLRNLNEAKADSAPTGGDRIVGNLFHIPGGYHRPKHRRLTLD; translated from the coding sequence ATGAATTTTCAAGACTTCGTTCACTGGGTCTACGTAGCCGGTATGGCTCTGGGGGCAATCTATTTCTTGAGCCTTAGCCGCAACCCCCAGGGGGTACCGCGCTATGAGTACGGTATAGCCACATTTATTCCAATTTGGTCTGGGCTAGCCTATATGGCTATGGCAATTAACCAGGGTAAGGTGGAGGTGGCGGCACAAATCGCCCACTACGCTCGCTACGCCGATTGGATAGTGACTACGCCTTTGCTGCTGCTAGCCCTGGGCCTGACCGCCATGCATCGGATGCCTAAGGATTGGGTCATGATCGCATCGCTGATGGCGACTCAGGTCGTGGTTGTTGCCACGGGCTTAATTGCAGATATCTCTGCAATTCCTGAAATTCGCTATCTCTGGTATCTCTGCGGTGTTAGCGCTTTTCTGGTAGTTATGTGGGGCCTTTGGGGCCCGATGAGAAAGAAAACTCTGGAGCAGGGAGCAGACCTATCTAGCTTTTTCAATAAACTCCTAATTTATTTCACTGTCTTGTGGATTGGCTATCCCCTTGTTTGGATTGTTGGCCCATCGGGGCTGGGGTTAATTAACCAGGATCTAGATACGCTGCTATTTTGTGTTCTGCCCTTTTTCTCAAAGGTGGGCTTTAGCTTTTTAGATCTCCACGGGTTGCGCAATCTCAACGAGGCGAAGGCAGACTCTGCCCCAACTGGGGGCGATCGCATCGTCGGCAATCTTTTTCACATTCCCGGTGGATACCATCGACCGAAGCACCGCCGCCTTACCCTTGACTAG
- a CDS encoding thioesterase family protein codes for MQKLIYDLDIYTYQIDFAGHVNNSVYIHWMEIGRIKLLEAVGMPIHTALKQGIAPVLVETNIVYKLPLYLGDRVQAQIWLSELRNASAVMEFRFYNGDRVLVAEGMQKGLFVDTKTNRPKRFTPDERASFLPYLNAVDILF; via the coding sequence ATGCAAAAACTAATCTACGATCTCGACATTTACACCTACCAAATTGACTTTGCTGGGCATGTAAACAACTCTGTCTATATCCACTGGATGGAAATTGGCCGCATCAAGCTGCTAGAGGCTGTTGGCATGCCAATTCACACCGCTCTCAAGCAGGGAATTGCGCCAGTTTTAGTAGAAACTAACATTGTCTACAAACTGCCGCTGTATTTAGGCGATCGCGTCCAGGCCCAGATCTGGCTGTCGGAGCTACGCAATGCCTCTGCCGTCATGGAGTTTCGCTTTTACAACGGCGATCGGGTGCTGGTCGCTGAGGGTATGCAGAAAGGCTTATTTGTAGATACTAAAACCAATCGTCCCAAGCGCTTTACCCCCGACGAAAGAGCCTCCTTTTTGCCCTACCTAAACGCGGTGGATATCCTTTTCTAA